A section of the Streptomyces sp. NBC_01591 genome encodes:
- a CDS encoding ABC transporter permease, whose product MAGTAGGPRPEDWPEAVFAQRPRFVEGVRAYGLIAMMWLRSTMAYRASFAMTAFGNFAATAFDFVAITLMFSHVDRLGGYTLPEIALLYGVSGTAFGLADLLLGSMDRLGRRVRDGTLDTLLVRPVPVLAQVAADRFALRRLGRVLQGVLVLGYALVVLDIAWTPLKVAMVPLMLLSGAAIFGALFVAGAAFQFIAQDAAQVQNAFTYGGNTLLQYPPSIFAKDLVRGVTFVVPLAFANWLPALYVLGREYPLDLPDWVAFLSPVVAVLFWLPAGLAWRSGLRAYRSTGS is encoded by the coding sequence GTGGCCGGGACGGCGGGCGGGCCCCGGCCCGAGGACTGGCCCGAGGCGGTGTTCGCCCAGCGGCCGAGGTTCGTCGAGGGGGTCAGGGCGTACGGGCTGATCGCGATGATGTGGCTGCGCTCGACGATGGCGTACCGTGCTTCGTTCGCCATGACGGCGTTCGGGAACTTCGCGGCGACCGCCTTCGACTTCGTCGCGATCACGCTGATGTTCTCGCACGTGGACCGGCTGGGCGGCTACACACTGCCCGAGATCGCCCTGCTGTACGGGGTGTCGGGCACCGCGTTCGGTCTCGCCGACCTGTTGCTGGGCTCGATGGACCGGCTGGGGCGGCGGGTGCGCGACGGCACGCTGGACACCCTGCTGGTACGGCCGGTCCCGGTGCTCGCGCAGGTGGCGGCGGACCGGTTCGCGCTGCGCAGGCTGGGACGGGTGCTCCAGGGGGTGCTGGTGCTGGGGTACGCGCTGGTGGTGCTGGACATCGCGTGGACGCCGCTGAAGGTGGCGATGGTGCCGCTGATGCTGCTGAGCGGGGCGGCGATCTTCGGGGCGTTGTTCGTGGCCGGGGCGGCGTTCCAGTTCATCGCGCAGGACGCCGCCCAGGTGCAGAACGCCTTCACGTACGGCGGGAACACACTGCTGCAGTACCCGCCGTCGATCTTCGCGAAGGACCTGGTGCGCGGGGTGACGTTCGTGGTGCCGCTGGCCTTCGCGAACTGGTTGCCCGCGCTGTACGTGCTGGGCCGGGAGTACCCGTTGGATCTGCCGGACTGGGTGGCGTTCCTGTCCCCGGTGGTGGCGGTCCTGTTCTGGCTGCCGGCCGGTCTGGCCTGGCGCTCGGGCCTGCGCGCCTACCGCAGCACAGGAAGCTGA
- a CDS encoding ABC transporter permease: MRLYAVVAAGQFRRYATYRTATAAGVFTNTVFGFILAYTYVALWDERPQLGGYDMSQALSYVWLGQALLMTCSMMGGGFEDELIERIRTGDVAVDLYRPADLQLWWLAGDLGRAAFHLLGRGIVPMLVGSLAFELALPSSAGIWLAFLVSVALGVVVSFAIRYLVALSAFWLLDGAGMAQMAWLAGMFFSGMLLPLTLFPGVLGEVARVLPWSSLLQVPVDVFLGKYPGWELLRAYAFQAGWALALLLVGRMVQSVATRRVVVQGG, encoded by the coding sequence GTGCGGCTTTACGCGGTGGTGGCGGCGGGACAGTTCCGGCGCTACGCCACCTACCGGACCGCCACGGCGGCCGGAGTCTTCACCAACACCGTCTTCGGGTTCATCCTCGCGTACACCTATGTGGCGCTGTGGGACGAGCGGCCGCAGCTCGGTGGTTACGACATGTCCCAGGCGCTCAGCTACGTCTGGCTGGGGCAGGCGCTGCTGATGACCTGTTCGATGATGGGCGGCGGTTTCGAGGACGAGCTGATCGAGCGGATCCGCACCGGCGATGTCGCGGTCGATCTCTACCGGCCCGCGGATCTCCAACTGTGGTGGCTCGCGGGCGATCTGGGCCGTGCCGCGTTCCATCTGCTGGGTCGCGGCATCGTGCCGATGCTGGTGGGTTCGCTCGCCTTCGAGCTGGCGCTGCCTTCCTCGGCGGGGATCTGGCTGGCTTTTCTCGTCTCGGTGGCGCTCGGCGTCGTGGTCAGTTTCGCGATCCGCTATCTGGTGGCGCTCTCCGCGTTCTGGCTGCTGGACGGGGCGGGGATGGCGCAGATGGCCTGGCTGGCCGGGATGTTCTTCTCCGGGATGCTGCTTCCGCTGACGCTGTTCCCCGGGGTGCTGGGGGAGGTCGCGCGGGTGCTGCCGTGGTCGTCGCTGCTCCAGGTGCCGGTCGATGTGTTTCTCGGCAAGTACCCGGGGTGGGAGCTGTTGAGGGCGTACGCCTTCCAGGCCGGCTGGGCGCTGGCGCTGCTGCTGGTGGGGCGGATGGTGCAGTCGGTGGCGACGAGGAGGGTGGTGGTTCAGGGTGGCTGA
- a CDS encoding transglycosylase domain-containing protein — protein sequence MSDEPQQPSGNEPRGWAPRDPAADGSAGAGGEDGKAKKPKRPKRTGWRRAVPTWRMTLGAVLLLALLLIGGFIAGYELVDIPPANASATAQSNVYLYKDGSVIARSGEVNRENVKLAQVPLTVQHAVLAAEDRDFYSERAVDLKAMARAAWNTLTGKGKQGGSTITQQYVKNYYLGQEQTIVRKAKEFFIAVKLNREESKDQIFEGYLNTSYFGRNAYGIQAAAQAYYSKDIGEITTAEGAYLASLLNAPSAYDVVVHPQNKAAALGRWNYVLDGMVKEKWLGAAERATMKFPVPGKVKPSTGLSGQRGYIVQAVEDYLTGNDVIDEDTLATGGYRITTTLEKKKQDALVEAVDDNVMSQTSPDREADRNVRVGGASIDPGTGRVVAMYGGVDYTKQYVNNATRRDYQVGSTFKPFVFTSAVANDSTTQDGRRITPNTIYDGTNKRMVQGPDGPTGYAPANEDDISYGPITVSAATDKSVNAVYAQMAEDVGPGKVKQTAIDLGLPENTPDLTAYPSIALGVSTASVLDMTEAYATLANHGRHGAYVLVDRISKDGEDLQLPDSGNTEQAVSREAADTTTAILRSVVEGGTGTAAQAAGRPAAGKTGTAEEDKAAWFAGYTPDLTTVIAVMGQDPETGVQKPLYGALGLARINGGGAPAQTWAQYTEAALRGTTAEDFDLELESGAEEPAPPTDEQTTPEDTGTPSETTSSTPPSTPGSTPPSSPTTPGSSEPATGGTDTGSPTDGTTDNGGAQNGGGGRSNGGGDGNGDSNGFLPAPRGTPAPRQ from the coding sequence ATGAGCGACGAGCCACAGCAGCCGAGCGGAAACGAACCCCGGGGCTGGGCCCCCAGGGACCCGGCTGCCGACGGCAGCGCCGGAGCGGGCGGCGAGGACGGCAAGGCGAAGAAACCCAAGCGTCCCAAGCGCACCGGGTGGCGCCGCGCCGTCCCCACCTGGCGGATGACCCTCGGCGCCGTCCTCCTCCTCGCCCTGCTCCTGATCGGCGGCTTCATCGCCGGGTACGAACTCGTCGACATCCCGCCCGCCAACGCCAGCGCCACCGCGCAGTCCAACGTCTACCTCTACAAGGACGGCAGCGTCATCGCCCGCTCCGGCGAGGTCAACCGGGAGAACGTCAAGCTGGCCCAGGTACCGCTCACCGTCCAGCACGCCGTCCTCGCCGCGGAGGACCGCGACTTCTACTCCGAACGGGCCGTCGACCTCAAGGCCATGGCCCGCGCCGCCTGGAACACCCTCACCGGCAAGGGCAAACAGGGCGGCTCGACAATCACCCAGCAGTACGTCAAGAACTACTACCTGGGCCAGGAACAGACCATCGTCCGCAAGGCCAAGGAGTTCTTCATCGCGGTCAAACTCAACCGCGAGGAGTCCAAGGACCAGATCTTCGAGGGCTACCTCAACACCAGCTACTTCGGCCGCAACGCCTACGGCATCCAGGCCGCCGCCCAGGCCTACTACTCCAAGGACATCGGCGAGATCACCACCGCCGAGGGCGCCTACCTCGCCTCCCTGCTCAACGCCCCCAGCGCGTACGACGTCGTCGTCCACCCCCAGAACAAGGCCGCCGCCCTCGGGCGCTGGAACTACGTACTCGACGGCATGGTCAAGGAGAAGTGGCTCGGCGCGGCCGAACGCGCCACCATGAAGTTCCCCGTACCCGGCAAGGTCAAGCCGTCCACCGGACTCTCCGGACAGCGCGGCTACATCGTCCAGGCCGTCGAGGACTACCTCACCGGCAACGACGTCATCGACGAGGACACCCTCGCCACCGGCGGCTACCGGATCACCACCACCCTGGAGAAGAAGAAACAGGACGCCCTCGTCGAGGCCGTCGACGACAACGTCATGTCCCAGACCAGCCCCGACCGCGAGGCCGACCGCAACGTCCGCGTCGGCGGCGCCTCCATCGACCCCGGCACCGGCCGCGTCGTCGCCATGTACGGCGGCGTCGACTACACCAAGCAGTACGTGAACAACGCGACCCGCCGCGACTACCAGGTCGGCTCCACCTTCAAGCCCTTCGTCTTCACCTCCGCCGTCGCCAACGACTCCACCACCCAGGACGGCCGGCGCATCACCCCCAACACCATCTACGACGGCACCAACAAGCGCATGGTCCAGGGCCCCGACGGACCCACCGGATACGCCCCCGCCAACGAGGACGACATCAGCTACGGGCCCATCACCGTCTCCGCCGCCACCGACAAGTCCGTCAACGCCGTCTACGCCCAGATGGCCGAGGACGTCGGACCGGGCAAGGTCAAGCAGACCGCCATCGACCTCGGCCTCCCGGAGAACACCCCCGACCTCACCGCGTACCCGTCCATCGCACTCGGCGTCTCCACCGCCAGCGTCCTCGACATGACCGAGGCGTACGCCACCCTCGCCAACCACGGCCGGCACGGCGCGTACGTCCTCGTCGACCGGATCAGCAAGGACGGCGAGGACCTGCAGCTCCCCGACAGCGGGAACACCGAGCAGGCGGTCAGTCGCGAGGCCGCCGACACCACGACCGCGATCCTCCGGAGCGTCGTCGAGGGCGGCACCGGCACCGCCGCCCAGGCCGCCGGACGCCCCGCCGCGGGCAAGACCGGCACCGCCGAGGAGGACAAGGCGGCCTGGTTCGCCGGCTACACCCCCGACCTCACCACCGTCATCGCCGTCATGGGCCAGGACCCCGAAACCGGCGTACAGAAACCGCTGTACGGAGCACTCGGGCTCGCCCGCATCAACGGCGGCGGCGCACCCGCCCAGACCTGGGCCCAGTACACCGAGGCCGCCCTGCGCGGCACCACGGCCGAGGACTTCGACCTAGAACTCGAAAGCGGCGCCGAGGAACCCGCCCCGCCCACCGACGAGCAGACCACCCCCGAGGACACCGGAACGCCCTCCGAAACAACCTCCAGCACCCCGCCCAGCACCCCCGGAAGCACCCCGCCCAGCAGCCCGACGACCCCCGGCAGCAGCGAACCGGCCACCGGCGGCACGGACACCGGCAGCCCGACCGACGGCACGACGGACAACGGCGGCGCACAGAACGGCGGCGGGGGCAGGAGCAACGGCGGCGGGGACGGGAATGGCGACAGCAACGGCTTCCTCCCCGCCCCTCGGGGCACCCCGGCCCCGCGTCAGTGA
- a CDS encoding DMT family transporter — MAWVLLVVAGLLEVAWSIGMKYTEGFTRLWPSVFTGLGIVASMVLLSHAAKTLPIGTAYGVWVGIGAAGAAVLGMVVLNEPVTAARIFFVCLLLVAVVGLKATSGH, encoded by the coding sequence ATGGCCTGGGTTCTGCTCGTTGTCGCCGGTCTGCTGGAAGTGGCCTGGTCGATCGGGATGAAGTACACCGAGGGGTTCACCCGGCTGTGGCCGAGCGTGTTCACGGGCCTCGGGATCGTGGCGAGCATGGTGTTGCTGTCCCATGCGGCCAAGACGCTGCCGATCGGTACGGCGTACGGCGTGTGGGTCGGTATCGGTGCGGCCGGTGCGGCGGTGCTGGGCATGGTGGTGCTGAACGAGCCGGTGACCGCCGCCCGGATCTTCTTCGTCTGTCTGCTGCTGGTCGCCGTCGTGGGGCTGAAGGCGACCTCGGGTCACTGA
- a CDS encoding GroES family chaperonin, with product MSENTDDKLPIRMLHDRVLVRSDTPEGERRSGGGILIPATAAVGRRLAWAVVVAVGQNVRTVEPGDRVLYDPEDRAEVEVRGVAYVLMRERDLHAVAADRFEGSVDSTGLYL from the coding sequence GTGAGCGAGAACACCGACGACAAGCTGCCCATCCGCATGCTGCACGACCGTGTGCTGGTCCGGTCCGATACGCCCGAGGGCGAGCGGCGTTCCGGTGGCGGCATTCTGATTCCGGCGACGGCCGCGGTCGGCCGCCGACTGGCCTGGGCCGTGGTGGTCGCGGTGGGTCAGAACGTGCGGACGGTGGAGCCGGGTGACCGGGTGCTGTACGACCCGGAGGACCGTGCGGAGGTCGAGGTGCGCGGTGTGGCGTATGTGCTGATGCGCGAGCGCGATCTGCATGCGGTGGCGGCGGACCGGTTCGAGGGGTCGGTGGATTCGACCGGGCTGTATCTGTAG
- a CDS encoding DUF3618 domain-containing protein — MSDARTPAQIEADIISRREQLAVVLDEIGVRVHPNTIMGDVKAKAAEAVDRTAGRAFVAVNRAVSDVRAQFVSEDGAPRLERVIPAALLAVGVVGLVVASKRRRRG, encoded by the coding sequence GTGTCGGATGCCAGGACCCCTGCGCAGATCGAGGCGGACATCATCAGCAGGCGTGAGCAGCTTGCGGTGGTGCTCGACGAGATCGGGGTGAGGGTGCACCCGAATACGATCATGGGTGACGTGAAGGCCAAGGCTGCCGAGGCCGTGGACCGGACGGCAGGGCGGGCGTTCGTCGCGGTGAACCGGGCGGTGTCGGACGTGAGGGCACAGTTCGTGTCCGAGGACGGGGCCCCGCGTCTGGAGCGGGTGATTCCGGCGGCGCTGCTCGCGGTGGGTGTCGTGGGTCTGGTCGTGGCGTCGAAGCGGCGCCGGAGGGGTTGA
- the bcp gene encoding thioredoxin-dependent thiol peroxidase — MSERLQPGDTAPAFTLPDADGNEISLADHKGRKVIVYFYPAALTPGCTKQACDFTDNLELLAGAGYDVIGVSPDKPEKLAKFREQESLKVTLVGDPSKETLEAYGAFGEKKLYGKTVTGVIRSTIVVDEEGKVERALYNVKATGHVAKIIKDLGI, encoded by the coding sequence ATGAGCGAGCGACTCCAGCCCGGCGACACCGCCCCCGCCTTCACCCTCCCCGACGCCGACGGCAACGAGATCTCGCTCGCCGACCACAAGGGCCGCAAGGTCATCGTCTACTTCTACCCGGCCGCCCTCACCCCCGGCTGCACCAAGCAGGCCTGCGACTTCACCGACAACCTGGAGCTGCTCGCCGGTGCCGGGTACGACGTCATCGGCGTCTCCCCCGACAAGCCCGAGAAGCTCGCCAAGTTCCGCGAGCAGGAAAGCCTCAAGGTCACCCTGGTCGGCGACCCGTCCAAGGAGACCCTTGAGGCGTACGGCGCCTTCGGCGAGAAGAAGCTCTACGGCAAAACGGTGACGGGCGTCATCCGCTCCACGATCGTCGTGGACGAGGAGGGCAAGGTCGAACGCGCCCTCTACAACGTCAAGGCCACCGGCCACGTCGCCAAGATCATCAAGGACCTCGGCATCTGA
- a CDS encoding HNH endonuclease encodes MAARYTRELLEEAARETTNANDAVRWCGGIPTPGSRSYLRSKMAEAGVDISHFADTRVRHTEEILRELVACSKSIAEVVRRLGVSPVGGNQAYISRRVAKLRIDTSHFLRTPPRRPKGALGNPLVLGSPSDGRIPGERLRRELIRNGVEDSCAACGNEGEWLGQPLRLEVDHINGDWWDNRPENIRLLCPNCHAATDTYRGRKRGRTA; translated from the coding sequence GTGGCGGCTCGATACACCCGCGAGTTACTCGAAGAAGCGGCGCGGGAGACCACGAACGCGAACGATGCGGTCCGCTGGTGCGGGGGAATACCGACGCCGGGGAGCCGGAGCTATCTGCGGAGCAAGATGGCCGAGGCGGGGGTGGATATCTCGCACTTCGCTGACACAAGGGTGCGCCACACCGAAGAGATACTGCGTGAGCTCGTCGCCTGTTCCAAGAGCATTGCCGAGGTAGTACGCAGGTTGGGCGTAAGCCCCGTCGGCGGCAATCAGGCGTACATCAGCCGCCGCGTAGCCAAGCTTCGCATCGATACGTCACATTTCCTGCGTACGCCTCCGCGCAGGCCCAAAGGGGCGCTGGGGAACCCACTGGTTCTCGGCTCCCCGTCGGACGGCAGGATTCCGGGCGAACGGCTGCGTCGCGAACTGATCCGCAATGGGGTCGAGGATTCCTGCGCCGCCTGCGGCAACGAAGGAGAGTGGCTGGGCCAACCACTCCGGCTCGAAGTGGACCACATCAACGGCGACTGGTGGGACAACCGCCCGGAGAATATCCGGCTCCTCTGCCCCAACTGCCATGCGGCGACCGACACTTATCGTGGTCGCAAACGCGGGAGGACAGCATGA
- a CDS encoding HNH endonuclease signature motif containing protein: MSDQNKYPRDLLERTAATASSLVDVLHRLDAPLGSRSLRYIRDRLKHYGIDTSHFGEEALPSRGRRAYPKELLTEAAAHSHSIREMFEYMGLPPSDSPYGYLRRKIDRLGIDTSHFTSGRRYGTPSTPRHELAAAVTASHSLAGVLRALGQVDNGGARARLKRDIKAYGLSTAHFSGQSHCRGTRSPYRKTSAQILRRLESGASRTSTALLRRALDDIEAPRRCARCGTGETWRGNRLVLEIDHINGDRLDNRADNLRYLCPNCHALTETWCRNRRRTKSAAI, from the coding sequence ATGAGCGACCAGAACAAATACCCTCGCGACCTGCTCGAACGAACTGCAGCTACGGCGAGCAGCCTCGTCGACGTCCTGCACCGACTCGATGCACCGCTGGGTAGCAGATCGCTCCGTTACATACGCGACCGGCTCAAGCACTACGGCATCGACACGTCCCACTTCGGCGAGGAGGCTCTACCGAGCCGAGGGCGCCGCGCGTACCCGAAGGAACTTCTCACCGAAGCAGCCGCCCACTCGCACAGCATCCGGGAAATGTTCGAGTACATGGGCCTACCCCCAAGCGACAGCCCCTACGGCTACCTGCGCAGAAAAATTGACCGTCTCGGCATCGACACCTCCCACTTCACCAGCGGACGAAGGTACGGGACGCCTTCCACCCCGCGCCACGAACTGGCGGCTGCCGTCACCGCGTCCCACAGTCTGGCCGGCGTCCTGAGGGCCCTGGGGCAGGTCGACAACGGCGGCGCTCGTGCCCGACTGAAACGGGACATCAAGGCATACGGTCTGTCGACTGCCCACTTCTCCGGGCAGAGCCATTGCCGTGGCACGCGCTCCCCATACCGCAAGACCTCAGCCCAGATCCTCCGGCGCCTGGAATCCGGAGCATCCCGAACGAGCACGGCCCTCCTGCGAAGAGCACTCGACGACATCGAGGCTCCCCGCAGATGCGCAAGATGCGGAACCGGTGAGACGTGGCGAGGGAACCGCCTCGTCCTGGAGATCGACCACATCAACGGCGACCGGCTCGACAACCGGGCTGACAACCTTCGTTACCTCTGCCCCAACTGCCATGCTCTCACTGAAACATGGTGCCGGAACCGGCGCCGAACCAAATCGGCGGCCATATAA
- the rdgB gene encoding RdgB/HAM1 family non-canonical purine NTP pyrophosphatase, translated as MTRLILATRNAGKITELHAILADAGLTHELVGADAYPHVPDVKETGVTFAENALLKAHALAKATGHPAIADDSGLCVDVLGGAPGIFSARWAGTHGDDKANLDLLLAQLSDIDEAHRAAHFACAAALALPDGTERVVEGRLLGTLRHTPSGTNGFGYDPILQPEGDTRTCAELTPAEKNAISHRGKAFRALVPVVRELVG; from the coding sequence ATGACCCGCCTCATCCTCGCCACCCGCAACGCCGGGAAGATCACCGAACTCCACGCGATCCTCGCCGACGCCGGCCTCACCCATGAGCTCGTCGGCGCGGACGCGTACCCGCACGTCCCCGACGTCAAGGAAACCGGCGTCACCTTCGCCGAGAACGCCCTCCTCAAGGCCCACGCCCTGGCCAAGGCCACCGGCCACCCGGCCATCGCCGACGACTCCGGCCTCTGCGTGGACGTGCTCGGCGGCGCCCCCGGCATCTTCTCCGCCCGCTGGGCCGGCACCCACGGCGACGACAAGGCCAACCTGGACCTGCTCCTGGCCCAGCTCTCCGACATCGACGAGGCCCACCGCGCCGCCCACTTCGCCTGCGCGGCCGCCCTCGCCCTCCCCGACGGCACGGAACGCGTGGTCGAGGGCCGCCTGCTGGGCACCCTGCGCCACACCCCGTCCGGCACGAACGGCTTCGGCTACGACCCGATCCTCCAGCCCGAGGGCGACACCCGCACCTGCGCGGAACTGACCCCGGCGGAGAAGAACGCGATCAGCCACCGGGGCAAGGCGTTCCGGGCGTTGGTGCCGGTGGTGCGGGAGTTGGTGGGGTGA
- the rph gene encoding ribonuclease PH, whose protein sequence is MSRIDGRTPEQLRPVTIERGWSKHAEGSVLISFGDTKVFCTASVTEGVPRWRKGSGEGWVTAEYSMLPRSTNTRGDRESVRGKIGGRTHEISRLIGRSLRAVIDYKALGENTIVLDCDVLQADGGTRTAAITGAYVALADAVTWAQHKKIVKHGRKPLTDTVSAISVGIVDGTPLLDLCYEEDVRAETDMNVVCTGDGRFVEVQGTAEATPFDRKELGALLDLATAGCADLTVFQNDALARTLGE, encoded by the coding sequence ATGTCTCGTATCGACGGCCGCACCCCCGAACAGCTCCGCCCCGTCACCATCGAACGCGGATGGAGCAAGCACGCCGAAGGCTCCGTACTCATCTCCTTCGGCGACACCAAGGTCTTCTGCACCGCCTCCGTCACCGAAGGCGTCCCCCGCTGGCGCAAGGGCAGCGGCGAAGGCTGGGTCACCGCCGAATACTCCATGCTGCCCCGCTCCACCAACACCCGCGGCGACCGCGAATCCGTACGCGGCAAGATCGGCGGCCGCACCCACGAGATCAGCCGCCTCATCGGCCGCTCCCTGCGCGCCGTCATCGACTACAAGGCCCTCGGCGAGAACACCATCGTCCTCGACTGCGACGTCCTCCAGGCCGACGGCGGCACCCGCACCGCCGCCATCACCGGCGCCTACGTCGCCCTCGCCGACGCCGTCACCTGGGCCCAGCACAAGAAGATCGTCAAGCACGGCCGCAAGCCGCTGACCGACACCGTCTCCGCGATCAGCGTCGGCATCGTCGACGGCACCCCCCTCCTCGACCTCTGCTACGAGGAGGACGTCCGCGCCGAGACCGACATGAACGTCGTCTGCACCGGCGACGGCCGCTTCGTCGAGGTCCAGGGCACCGCCGAGGCCACCCCCTTCGACCGCAAGGAACTGGGCGCCCTCCTCGACCTCGCCACGGCCGGCTGCGCAGACCTCACCGTCTTCCAGAACGACGCCCTCGCCCGCACCCTGGGCGAGTAA
- a CDS encoding glucose PTS transporter subunit EIIB yields MASKAEKIVAGLGGIENIDEIEGCITRLRTEVHDPSKVDEAALKAAGAHGVVKMGTAIQVVIGTDADPIAADIEDMM; encoded by the coding sequence ATGGCCAGCAAGGCTGAGAAGATCGTCGCCGGGCTCGGCGGTATCGAGAACATCGACGAGATCGAAGGCTGCATCACCCGCCTCCGCACCGAGGTCCACGACCCGAGCAAGGTCGACGAAGCCGCGCTCAAGGCCGCCGGAGCCCACGGCGTCGTCAAGATGGGCACCGCGATCCAGGTCGTCATCGGCACCGACGCCGACCCCATCGCCGCCGACATCGAAGACATGATGTGA
- a CDS encoding PTS transporter subunit EIIC, protein MSSSSAAVPQKTWWNGLFQGLQKMGRSLQLPIAVLPAAGILNRLGQPDVFGDEGLGWNNIARVFAAAGGALLDSGLGLPLLFCIGVAIGMAKKSDGSTALAAVAGFLVYYAVLHAFPVDCAPGSTFTSGGTWFGTCVTGNAKVTAAEYQNPGVFGGIVMGLLSAWFWQRYHRVKLVDWLGFFNGRRLVPIIMAFIGLLFAGLCAWLWQPIGDGLTSFSKWLVDLDWVGSGIFGLANRALLVIGLHQFLNTFVWFQFGDFTKPDGTVVHGDINRFLAGDPTAGQFTSGFFPIMMFALPAAALAIYHCAKPHRRKAVGGMMLSVGLTSFVTGITEPIEYSFLFVAPLLYAIHAVLTGVSMAVTWALGVKDGFSFSAGLIDYVINWSLATKPWLIIPIGLVFAAVYYVIFRIAITRFNLQTPGREPDELEEEIERNLTK, encoded by the coding sequence ATGAGTTCGAGCAGCGCCGCAGTGCCACAGAAGACGTGGTGGAACGGCCTCTTCCAGGGCCTCCAGAAGATGGGCCGCAGCCTCCAGCTCCCGATCGCCGTCCTGCCGGCGGCCGGCATTCTCAACCGGTTGGGCCAGCCGGACGTATTCGGCGACGAGGGCCTGGGCTGGAACAACATCGCCAGGGTGTTCGCGGCCGCGGGCGGTGCGCTGCTCGACTCGGGGCTCGGCCTTCCGCTGCTGTTCTGCATCGGTGTCGCGATCGGCATGGCGAAGAAGTCGGACGGCTCGACCGCGCTCGCCGCAGTGGCCGGCTTCCTCGTCTACTACGCGGTGCTGCACGCCTTCCCGGTGGACTGCGCCCCGGGTTCGACGTTCACCTCGGGCGGCACCTGGTTCGGCACCTGTGTGACCGGCAATGCCAAGGTCACGGCCGCCGAGTACCAGAACCCCGGTGTGTTCGGCGGCATCGTGATGGGCCTGCTGTCAGCCTGGTTCTGGCAGCGGTACCACCGGGTCAAGCTGGTGGACTGGCTGGGCTTCTTCAACGGCCGCCGGCTCGTCCCGATCATCATGGCGTTCATCGGCCTCCTCTTCGCGGGCCTGTGTGCCTGGCTGTGGCAGCCGATCGGTGACGGTCTGACCAGCTTCTCGAAGTGGCTGGTGGACCTGGACTGGGTGGGCTCCGGCATCTTCGGTCTCGCCAACCGTGCGTTGCTGGTCATCGGCCTCCACCAGTTCCTGAACACGTTCGTCTGGTTCCAGTTCGGCGACTTCACCAAGCCGGACGGCACGGTCGTGCACGGTGACATCAACCGGTTCCTGGCGGGCGACCCGACGGCCGGCCAGTTCACCTCGGGCTTCTTCCCGATCATGATGTTCGCCCTCCCCGCGGCGGCGCTGGCGATCTACCACTGCGCCAAGCCGCATCGCCGCAAGGCGGTCGGCGGCATGATGCTCTCGGTCGGCCTGACGTCGTTCGTGACGGGCATCACCGAGCCGATCGAGTACTCGTTCCTCTTCGTCGCGCCGCTGCTGTACGCGATCCACGCGGTGCTCACCGGTGTCTCGATGGCGGTGACGTGGGCGCTCGGGGTGAAGGACGGCTTCAGCTTCTCGGCGGGCCTGATCGACTACGTCATCAACTGGAGCCTGGCGACCAAACCGTGGCTGATCATTCCGATCGGCCTGGTCTTCGCCGCCGTGTACTACGTGATCTTCCGGATCGCGATCACCAGGTTCAACCTCCAGACGCCGGGCCGCGAGCCCGACGAGCTGGAGGAGGAGATCGAG